CGTCTGCACGGCGTTCTGCACGCTGGCCGGGTCGGTCACGTTGCAGGCTACGGCAACCGCCTGAGCACCACGTTCACGCAGCGCGGCGGCGGCGGCCTCGCAGCGTTCCAGCTTGCGGGCACACAGCACCACGCTGGCGCCCATCTCGGTGAGGGCCTCGGCCATTTGCAGGCCCAGGCCGCTGCCACCGCCAGTAATCAGGGCCACTTGGCCTTTAAGTCCGAACAGGGGATGTTCCTGAAGTTCCATATGTGAGTCCTCCCGCCTCTCCTTACCAGAGAGGCGCAAAACAGTGTCTATCAGCGGGTAGAACCCCATTATGCGTGCAGAAACTCGCGTTTGGGGGCACCAGGGACGGGAGAAAGGCCCCGGGGCACTCGCAAAACTTCAGTTTTCCAGCAGGCTTTCCAAGTAGGCCACCAGCGCCGCCCGCACCTCGCCGCGCACCACTGGGTCAGCAGCGCCAGAGGTATTGCGCAGAAAATACAGCCCGTTGGCCAGGTGAATAATCACGTTGACGGCGGCGTAACGGCGCTCGGCAGAGAGAGAGGGGGCACGCAGGCTCAGCAGGGCTTCCAGCTCCTGCGCGGTGGAGCGGCGCAGGTCCAGCGACCCCGCCACCCCTGAACTGCTGAAAATCAGCACCGCCAGCAGGCCCGGCGGCTGGGAGTTGAGCCGGGCATGGGTGTCCAGCACGGCGTCTACCATCTCGCCGGCGCTGGCCCCGCGCACCTGCTGCAGCGCCCCGCCCAGTTCCAGGCGCAGTCGCTCGGTCCATTCCAGTTGCAGCGCGGCCAGCAGCGCCGCCTTGCCGGGGAAAAATTGGTAAAGAGAGCCCGGCGACACCCCCGCCCGCGCCGCGATGCTGTTGGTGGTGGCCTGTTCGGTGCCCACGGCGGCGAATTCCTTGGCCGCCGCCGCCAGAATGCGGGCCACCATCTGACGGCTGCGGGCCTGCTTGGGCTCGCGCCGGGGCCGCAGCTGAGGCGGCACCGGGCGTTCACCCATGGCTGCCCAGCCCGGCAGCGGCCGGCAGGGAAGGTCGGCAGCTTCCGAACCCTTCCCTCCCCTCAGCTTCCAGCTCCGCTTCGCTGATAGGCAGCACCAACGCCTGGATATTGAGCGCCATGCCCCGCAACCTTTCCGCCCTAGACGATGCCGTCGGCGCGGGCGGCCTGGTTCAGCTTCTTGCTGGCCTGCAGGTTCATGCCCTTGGCCTGCTTGACGTCTAGGCCCAGCTCGGGGGCCACATCCTCCACCTTGCGGCCGCCCTCGCGGGTGGCGGTGACCAAGGCGCGTTCCTGGGGCGACAGCACACTCAGGTAGGGCTTGAGGCGGTCCCAGGTGATGGGGGCCTTTTTGGCCGGGGCAGCGACGGGCTTTTTAGCGGCTGCTTTCTTGGCTGACGTTTTCTTGGCCGCTGGCTTCTTGGCAGCCGGTTTCTTGGCGGCGGTCTTCTTGGGCGCCGCTTTGGACCCACCTTTCCGGGCCGCACCCGCCTTGCTCTTGGGTTCCTTGCCGCGCTCCTGCATGATCGCCAGAGCCTGCTCGGCGCTGAGCGTCTCGGCGCTTTCGCCCTGGCGCAGAGTGGCGTTCTTCTCG
This region of Deinococcus sp. Marseille-Q6407 genomic DNA includes:
- a CDS encoding TetR/AcrR family transcriptional regulator: MGERPVPPQLRPRREPKQARSRQMVARILAAAAKEFAAVGTEQATTNSIAARAGVSPGSLYQFFPGKAALLAALQLEWTERLRLELGGALQQVRGASAGEMVDAVLDTHARLNSQPPGLLAVLIFSSSGVAGSLDLRRSTAQELEALLSLRAPSLSAERRYAAVNVIIHLANGLYFLRNTSGAADPVVRGEVRAALVAYLESLLEN